From the genome of Perca fluviatilis chromosome 1, GENO_Pfluv_1.0, whole genome shotgun sequence, one region includes:
- the uso1 gene encoding general vesicular transport factor p115 isoform X6 codes for MNFLRGVMGGQAAGPQPSGAETIQKLCDRVASSTLLEDRRDAVRALKSLSKKYRMEVGTQAMDHLINILQTDRSDSEILGYALDTLYNIICNDEEEEQDEAAQKQADDLGAQFTEQFVQDPEHVTLLLALLEEFDFHVRWPGVKLLTALLKNQCVQVQGIILVSPMGVSRLMDLLADSREVIRNDGLLLLQQLTKSNAAIQKIVAFENAFERLLDIITEEGSSDGGIVVEDCLLLLVNLLKNNSSNQNFFKEGSYIQRMKPWFEVGDDNSGWSAQKVTNLHLMLQLVRVMVSPVNSPGASASCQKSMYQCGLLQQLCTILMATGVPADILTETINTVSEVIRGSQVNQDYFASVNAPSNPPRPAIVVLLMSMVNERQPFVLRCAVLYCFQCFLYKNQKGQGEIVATLLPSTIDANSISAGQLLCGGLFSVDSLSNWCAAVALAHALQDNLTQKEQLLRVQLATSLGKPPVSLLQQCTNILSQGSKVQTRVGLLMLLCTWINNCPIAVTHFLHNQENVPFLTAQISENLGEDERLVQGLCALLLGICIYYNDNSLENYTKEKLKQLIEKRIGKENFVEKLGFITKHELYSRAAQKPQPVFPSPEQMLFDHEFTKLVKELEGVITKAVHKSSEDEKKEEEVKKTLEQHDNIVTQYKELIREQDAQIQELKEQVASMSSQNEQMQTTVTQQLAQIQQHKDQYNILKLKLGKENQNQSNSQGDSSQVNGLQTEELTQLREEVEELRKQHTLLQTQLHDKDALINTLRSETAEGSAGGSDNTELLKELEALRSQVESQLAEINQMKTERQELLRRAEAGSSDAASSSDGSLDAAKMAEVESRLAAQTTETERLKEEAKSLSASRAELEQQLASATSTVAILQTEQAKLQTEVQESKKEQDDLLMLLADQDQKIHSLKQKLKDLGETVDDEDDLEARDQTDDDFEEDEDED; via the exons AAATATCGCATGGAAGTTGGCACACAGGCGATGGATCACTTGATTAACATACTGCAAACTGACAG GTCTGACTCTGAAATCCTTGGCTATGCTTTGGACACACTGTACAACATCATCTGCaatgatgaggaggaagagcaaG ATGAGGCTGCCCAGAAGCAGGCAGATGACCTGGGTGCCCAGTTTACAGAACAGTTCGTTCAGGACCCTGAGCATGTGACTCTGCTTCTCGCTCTGTTGGAG gagtttgACTTCCATGTACGTTGGCCCGGGGTAAAGCTGCTGACTGCTCTCCTGAAGAACCAGTGTGTCCAGGTTCAGGGTATCATTCTGGTCAGCCCAATGG GTGTTTCCAGATTGATGGACTTATTGGCAGACTCTAGAGAAGTAATCCGCAACGAC GGCTTGCTGTTGCTTCAACAGCTGACCAAAAGCAATGCTGCCATTCAGAAAATTGTGGCATTTGAAAACGCATTTGAGCGTCTTCTAGATATCATCACAGAAGAGGGCAGCAGCGATGGAG GTATTGTGGTCGAGGACTGTTTGCTGCTGCTGGTAAACCTGCTAAAGAACAACAGCTCCAATCAGAATTTCTTCAAGGAGGGCTCCTACATTCAGAGAATGAAGCCCTGGTTTGAGGTCGGTGACGATAACTCTGGCTGGTCTGCACAGAAGGTCACCAACCTCCACCTCATGCTGCAG TTGGTGCGAGTCATGGTGTCTCCAGTGAACTCTCCTGGAGCTTCAGCCAGCTGTCAGAAGTCCATGTACCAGTGTGGTCTGCTGCAGCAACTGTGCACCATCCTCATGGCCACTGGTGTGCCTGCTGACATCCTCACTGAG ACCATCAACACTGTATCAGAGGTCATCCGGGGCTCACAGGTAAACCAAGACTACTTTGCATCTGTCAACGCTCCTTCAAACCCACCAAG ACCGGCCATCGTGGTGCTGCTCATGTCCATGGTGAATGAGAGACAACCGTTTGTCCTTCGCTGTGCAGTCCTCTACTGTTTCCAGTGTTTCCTGTACAAAAACCAGAAAGGACAGGGGGAGATTGTGGCTACGCTGCTGCCCTCCACCATTGATG CCAATTCCATCTCAGCGGGCCAGCTGCTGTGTGGAGGTCTGTTCTCAGTAGACTCTCTGTCCAACTGGTGTGCTGCTGTGGCCTTGGCTCACGCCCTCCAGGATAACCTCACCCAGAAGGAACAGCTGCTGAGGGTCCAACTGGCCACCAGCCTGGGAAAGCCCCCCGTCTCCCTGCTGCAGCAGTGCACCAACATCCTCTCCCAG GGCAGTAAAGTGCAGACCAGGGTGGGCCTCCTCATGCTGCTGTGTACATGGATCAACAACTGTCCGATCGCTGTCACTCACTTCCTACACAATCAGGAAAACGTTCCCTTT TTGACAGCACAGATCTCCGAGAACTTGGGAGAGGATGAAAGGCTGGTGCAGGGCCTGTGTGCGCTGCTTCTTGGCATATGCATCTATTACAATGACAACTCGCTGGAAAACTACACCAA AGAAAAGCTAAAGCAGCTCATCGAGAAGCGGATTGGAAAGGAAAACTTTGTAGAGAAACTGGGCTTCATCACCAAACATGAGCTGTACTCGCGGGCGGCTCAGAAGCCCCAGCCTGTCTTTCCGTCTCCGGAGCAGATGCTGTTCGACCACGAGTTCACCAAGCTGGTCAAAGAACTGGAGG GCGTGATCACCAAGGCGGTTCACAAATCCAGTGAGGATgagaagaaggaagaggaggtgaAGAAGACATTAGAACAACATGACAACATTGTAACTCAGTATAAAGAGCTGATCAGAGAACAG GATGCTCAGATCCAGGAGCTGAAGGAGCAGGTAGCGTCCATGTCGTCTCAGAACGAACAGATGCAGACTACAGTCACCCAGCAGCTGGCCCAGATCCAGCAGCACAAGGATCAGTACAACATCCTCAAGCTCAAATTAG GTAAGGAGAACCAGAATCAGTCTAACAGCCAGGGAGACAGCTCTCAGGTGAATGGGCTGCAGACGGAGGAGCTCACACAGCTcagagaggaggtggaggagctcCGCAAGCAGCACACACTCCTTCAGACACAACTCCACGACAAAGATGCACTCATCAACACCCTG AGGTCAGAGACAGCAGAAGGTTCAGCAGGAGGATCAGACAACACAGAACTGCTCAAG GAGCTGGAGGCTCTGCGGAGTCAGGTCGAGTCCCAGTTGGCAGAAATCAACCAGatgaagacagagagacaagagCTGCTCAGAAGAGCTGAAGCTGGG TCCTCGGACGCAGCCTCCAGCAGTGACGGCTCATTAGACGCTGCCAAGATGGCAGAAGTGGAGAGCAGACTCGCAGCACAGACgactgagacagagagactcAAG GAGGAAGCAAAGAGCTTGTCAGCGAGCCGGGCGGAGCTGGAGCAGCAGCTGGCTTCAGCCACCAGCACGGTGGCCATCCTGCAGACGGAGCAGGCCAAGCTGCAAACGGAGGTGCAAGAGTCCAAGAAGGAGCAGGACGACCTGCTGATGCTGCTGGCAGACCAGGACCAGAAGATCCACAGCCTCAAGCAGAAACTCAAAGACCTGGGAGAGACG GTGGACGATGAAGACGACCTCGAAGCCAGGGACCAGACAGACGACGATTTCGAGGAAGATGAAGACGAGGACTAG
- the uso1 gene encoding general vesicular transport factor p115 isoform X1, whose product MNFLRGVMGGQAAGPQPSGAETIQKLCDRVASSTLLEDRRDAVRALKSLSKKYRMEVGTQAMDHLINILQTDRSDSEILGYALDTLYNIICNDEEEEQDESEDAVTPIPASGKNKNVSMPDEAAQKQADDLGAQFTEQFVQDPEHVTLLLALLEEFDFHVRWPGVKLLTALLKNQCVQVQGIILVSPMGVSRLMDLLADSREVIRNDGLLLLQQLTKSNAAIQKIVAFENAFERLLDIITEEGSSDGGIVVEDCLLLLVNLLKNNSSNQNFFKEGSYIQRMKPWFEVGDDNSGWSAQKVTNLHLMLQLVRVMVSPVNSPGASASCQKSMYQCGLLQQLCTILMATGVPADILTETINTVSEVIRGSQVNQDYFASVNAPSNPPRPAIVVLLMSMVNERQPFVLRCAVLYCFQCFLYKNQKGQGEIVATLLPSTIDANSISAGQLLCGGLFSVDSLSNWCAAVALAHALQDNLTQKEQLLRVQLATSLGKPPVSLLQQCTNILSQGDKIVRRGSKVQTRVGLLMLLCTWINNCPIAVTHFLHNQENVPFLTAQISENLGEDERLVQGLCALLLGICIYYNDNSLENYTKEKLKQLIEKRIGKENFVEKLGFITKHELYSRAAQKPQPVFPSPEQMLFDHEFTKLVKELEGVITKAVHKSSEDEKKEEEVKKTLEQHDNIVTQYKELIREQDAQIQELKEQVASMSSQNEQMQTTVTQQLAQIQQHKDQYNILKLKLGKENQNQSNSQGDSSQVNGLQTEELTQLREEVEELRKQHTLLQTQLHDKDALINTLRSETAEGSAGGSDNTELLKELEALRSQVESQLAEINQMKTERQELLRRAEAGSSDAASSSDGSLDAAKMAEVESRLAAQTTETERLKEEAKSLSASRAELEQQLASATSTVAILQTEQAKLQTEVQESKKEQDDLLMLLADQDQKIHSLKQKLKDLGETVDDEDDLEARDQTDDDFEEDEDED is encoded by the exons AAATATCGCATGGAAGTTGGCACACAGGCGATGGATCACTTGATTAACATACTGCAAACTGACAG GTCTGACTCTGAAATCCTTGGCTATGCTTTGGACACACTGTACAACATCATCTGCaatgatgaggaggaagagcaaG ATGAATCCGAAG ACGCAGTAACCCCTATCCCTGCCTCAGGGAAGAATAAGAATGTTTCCATGCCTG ATGAGGCTGCCCAGAAGCAGGCAGATGACCTGGGTGCCCAGTTTACAGAACAGTTCGTTCAGGACCCTGAGCATGTGACTCTGCTTCTCGCTCTGTTGGAG gagtttgACTTCCATGTACGTTGGCCCGGGGTAAAGCTGCTGACTGCTCTCCTGAAGAACCAGTGTGTCCAGGTTCAGGGTATCATTCTGGTCAGCCCAATGG GTGTTTCCAGATTGATGGACTTATTGGCAGACTCTAGAGAAGTAATCCGCAACGAC GGCTTGCTGTTGCTTCAACAGCTGACCAAAAGCAATGCTGCCATTCAGAAAATTGTGGCATTTGAAAACGCATTTGAGCGTCTTCTAGATATCATCACAGAAGAGGGCAGCAGCGATGGAG GTATTGTGGTCGAGGACTGTTTGCTGCTGCTGGTAAACCTGCTAAAGAACAACAGCTCCAATCAGAATTTCTTCAAGGAGGGCTCCTACATTCAGAGAATGAAGCCCTGGTTTGAGGTCGGTGACGATAACTCTGGCTGGTCTGCACAGAAGGTCACCAACCTCCACCTCATGCTGCAG TTGGTGCGAGTCATGGTGTCTCCAGTGAACTCTCCTGGAGCTTCAGCCAGCTGTCAGAAGTCCATGTACCAGTGTGGTCTGCTGCAGCAACTGTGCACCATCCTCATGGCCACTGGTGTGCCTGCTGACATCCTCACTGAG ACCATCAACACTGTATCAGAGGTCATCCGGGGCTCACAGGTAAACCAAGACTACTTTGCATCTGTCAACGCTCCTTCAAACCCACCAAG ACCGGCCATCGTGGTGCTGCTCATGTCCATGGTGAATGAGAGACAACCGTTTGTCCTTCGCTGTGCAGTCCTCTACTGTTTCCAGTGTTTCCTGTACAAAAACCAGAAAGGACAGGGGGAGATTGTGGCTACGCTGCTGCCCTCCACCATTGATG CCAATTCCATCTCAGCGGGCCAGCTGCTGTGTGGAGGTCTGTTCTCAGTAGACTCTCTGTCCAACTGGTGTGCTGCTGTGGCCTTGGCTCACGCCCTCCAGGATAACCTCACCCAGAAGGAACAGCTGCTGAGGGTCCAACTGGCCACCAGCCTGGGAAAGCCCCCCGTCTCCCTGCTGCAGCAGTGCACCAACATCCTCTCCCAG GGAGATAAGATTGTCCGGCGG GGCAGTAAAGTGCAGACCAGGGTGGGCCTCCTCATGCTGCTGTGTACATGGATCAACAACTGTCCGATCGCTGTCACTCACTTCCTACACAATCAGGAAAACGTTCCCTTT TTGACAGCACAGATCTCCGAGAACTTGGGAGAGGATGAAAGGCTGGTGCAGGGCCTGTGTGCGCTGCTTCTTGGCATATGCATCTATTACAATGACAACTCGCTGGAAAACTACACCAA AGAAAAGCTAAAGCAGCTCATCGAGAAGCGGATTGGAAAGGAAAACTTTGTAGAGAAACTGGGCTTCATCACCAAACATGAGCTGTACTCGCGGGCGGCTCAGAAGCCCCAGCCTGTCTTTCCGTCTCCGGAGCAGATGCTGTTCGACCACGAGTTCACCAAGCTGGTCAAAGAACTGGAGG GCGTGATCACCAAGGCGGTTCACAAATCCAGTGAGGATgagaagaaggaagaggaggtgaAGAAGACATTAGAACAACATGACAACATTGTAACTCAGTATAAAGAGCTGATCAGAGAACAG GATGCTCAGATCCAGGAGCTGAAGGAGCAGGTAGCGTCCATGTCGTCTCAGAACGAACAGATGCAGACTACAGTCACCCAGCAGCTGGCCCAGATCCAGCAGCACAAGGATCAGTACAACATCCTCAAGCTCAAATTAG GTAAGGAGAACCAGAATCAGTCTAACAGCCAGGGAGACAGCTCTCAGGTGAATGGGCTGCAGACGGAGGAGCTCACACAGCTcagagaggaggtggaggagctcCGCAAGCAGCACACACTCCTTCAGACACAACTCCACGACAAAGATGCACTCATCAACACCCTG AGGTCAGAGACAGCAGAAGGTTCAGCAGGAGGATCAGACAACACAGAACTGCTCAAG GAGCTGGAGGCTCTGCGGAGTCAGGTCGAGTCCCAGTTGGCAGAAATCAACCAGatgaagacagagagacaagagCTGCTCAGAAGAGCTGAAGCTGGG TCCTCGGACGCAGCCTCCAGCAGTGACGGCTCATTAGACGCTGCCAAGATGGCAGAAGTGGAGAGCAGACTCGCAGCACAGACgactgagacagagagactcAAG GAGGAAGCAAAGAGCTTGTCAGCGAGCCGGGCGGAGCTGGAGCAGCAGCTGGCTTCAGCCACCAGCACGGTGGCCATCCTGCAGACGGAGCAGGCCAAGCTGCAAACGGAGGTGCAAGAGTCCAAGAAGGAGCAGGACGACCTGCTGATGCTGCTGGCAGACCAGGACCAGAAGATCCACAGCCTCAAGCAGAAACTCAAAGACCTGGGAGAGACG GTGGACGATGAAGACGACCTCGAAGCCAGGGACCAGACAGACGACGATTTCGAGGAAGATGAAGACGAGGACTAG
- the uso1 gene encoding general vesicular transport factor p115 isoform X5: protein MNFLRGVMGGQAAGPQPSGAETIQKLCDRVASSTLLEDRRDAVRALKSLSKKYRMEVGTQAMDHLINILQTDRSDSEILGYALDTLYNIICNDEEEEQDEAAQKQADDLGAQFTEQFVQDPEHVTLLLALLEEFDFHVRWPGVKLLTALLKNQCVQVQGIILVSPMGVSRLMDLLADSREVIRNDGLLLLQQLTKSNAAIQKIVAFENAFERLLDIITEEGSSDGGIVVEDCLLLLVNLLKNNSSNQNFFKEGSYIQRMKPWFEVGDDNSGWSAQKVTNLHLMLQLVRVMVSPVNSPGASASCQKSMYQCGLLQQLCTILMATGVPADILTETINTVSEVIRGSQVNQDYFASVNAPSNPPRPAIVVLLMSMVNERQPFVLRCAVLYCFQCFLYKNQKGQGEIVATLLPSTIDANSISAGQLLCGGLFSVDSLSNWCAAVALAHALQDNLTQKEQLLRVQLATSLGKPPVSLLQQCTNILSQGDKIVRRGSKVQTRVGLLMLLCTWINNCPIAVTHFLHNQENVPFLTAQISENLGEDERLVQGLCALLLGICIYYNDNSLENYTKEKLKQLIEKRIGKENFVEKLGFITKHELYSRAAQKPQPVFPSPEQMLFDHEFTKLVKELEGVITKAVHKSSEDEKKEEEVKKTLEQHDNIVTQYKELIREQDAQIQELKEQVASMSSQNEQMQTTVTQQLAQIQQHKDQYNILKLKLGKENQNQSNSQGDSSQVNGLQTEELTQLREEVEELRKQHTLLQTQLHDKDALINTLRSETAEGSAGGSDNTELLKELEALRSQVESQLAEINQMKTERQELLRRAEAGSSDAASSSDGSLDAAKMAEVESRLAAQTTETERLKEEAKSLSASRAELEQQLASATSTVAILQTEQAKLQTEVQESKKEQDDLLMLLADQDQKIHSLKQKLKDLGETVDDEDDLEARDQTDDDFEEDEDED, encoded by the exons AAATATCGCATGGAAGTTGGCACACAGGCGATGGATCACTTGATTAACATACTGCAAACTGACAG GTCTGACTCTGAAATCCTTGGCTATGCTTTGGACACACTGTACAACATCATCTGCaatgatgaggaggaagagcaaG ATGAGGCTGCCCAGAAGCAGGCAGATGACCTGGGTGCCCAGTTTACAGAACAGTTCGTTCAGGACCCTGAGCATGTGACTCTGCTTCTCGCTCTGTTGGAG gagtttgACTTCCATGTACGTTGGCCCGGGGTAAAGCTGCTGACTGCTCTCCTGAAGAACCAGTGTGTCCAGGTTCAGGGTATCATTCTGGTCAGCCCAATGG GTGTTTCCAGATTGATGGACTTATTGGCAGACTCTAGAGAAGTAATCCGCAACGAC GGCTTGCTGTTGCTTCAACAGCTGACCAAAAGCAATGCTGCCATTCAGAAAATTGTGGCATTTGAAAACGCATTTGAGCGTCTTCTAGATATCATCACAGAAGAGGGCAGCAGCGATGGAG GTATTGTGGTCGAGGACTGTTTGCTGCTGCTGGTAAACCTGCTAAAGAACAACAGCTCCAATCAGAATTTCTTCAAGGAGGGCTCCTACATTCAGAGAATGAAGCCCTGGTTTGAGGTCGGTGACGATAACTCTGGCTGGTCTGCACAGAAGGTCACCAACCTCCACCTCATGCTGCAG TTGGTGCGAGTCATGGTGTCTCCAGTGAACTCTCCTGGAGCTTCAGCCAGCTGTCAGAAGTCCATGTACCAGTGTGGTCTGCTGCAGCAACTGTGCACCATCCTCATGGCCACTGGTGTGCCTGCTGACATCCTCACTGAG ACCATCAACACTGTATCAGAGGTCATCCGGGGCTCACAGGTAAACCAAGACTACTTTGCATCTGTCAACGCTCCTTCAAACCCACCAAG ACCGGCCATCGTGGTGCTGCTCATGTCCATGGTGAATGAGAGACAACCGTTTGTCCTTCGCTGTGCAGTCCTCTACTGTTTCCAGTGTTTCCTGTACAAAAACCAGAAAGGACAGGGGGAGATTGTGGCTACGCTGCTGCCCTCCACCATTGATG CCAATTCCATCTCAGCGGGCCAGCTGCTGTGTGGAGGTCTGTTCTCAGTAGACTCTCTGTCCAACTGGTGTGCTGCTGTGGCCTTGGCTCACGCCCTCCAGGATAACCTCACCCAGAAGGAACAGCTGCTGAGGGTCCAACTGGCCACCAGCCTGGGAAAGCCCCCCGTCTCCCTGCTGCAGCAGTGCACCAACATCCTCTCCCAG GGAGATAAGATTGTCCGGCGG GGCAGTAAAGTGCAGACCAGGGTGGGCCTCCTCATGCTGCTGTGTACATGGATCAACAACTGTCCGATCGCTGTCACTCACTTCCTACACAATCAGGAAAACGTTCCCTTT TTGACAGCACAGATCTCCGAGAACTTGGGAGAGGATGAAAGGCTGGTGCAGGGCCTGTGTGCGCTGCTTCTTGGCATATGCATCTATTACAATGACAACTCGCTGGAAAACTACACCAA AGAAAAGCTAAAGCAGCTCATCGAGAAGCGGATTGGAAAGGAAAACTTTGTAGAGAAACTGGGCTTCATCACCAAACATGAGCTGTACTCGCGGGCGGCTCAGAAGCCCCAGCCTGTCTTTCCGTCTCCGGAGCAGATGCTGTTCGACCACGAGTTCACCAAGCTGGTCAAAGAACTGGAGG GCGTGATCACCAAGGCGGTTCACAAATCCAGTGAGGATgagaagaaggaagaggaggtgaAGAAGACATTAGAACAACATGACAACATTGTAACTCAGTATAAAGAGCTGATCAGAGAACAG GATGCTCAGATCCAGGAGCTGAAGGAGCAGGTAGCGTCCATGTCGTCTCAGAACGAACAGATGCAGACTACAGTCACCCAGCAGCTGGCCCAGATCCAGCAGCACAAGGATCAGTACAACATCCTCAAGCTCAAATTAG GTAAGGAGAACCAGAATCAGTCTAACAGCCAGGGAGACAGCTCTCAGGTGAATGGGCTGCAGACGGAGGAGCTCACACAGCTcagagaggaggtggaggagctcCGCAAGCAGCACACACTCCTTCAGACACAACTCCACGACAAAGATGCACTCATCAACACCCTG AGGTCAGAGACAGCAGAAGGTTCAGCAGGAGGATCAGACAACACAGAACTGCTCAAG GAGCTGGAGGCTCTGCGGAGTCAGGTCGAGTCCCAGTTGGCAGAAATCAACCAGatgaagacagagagacaagagCTGCTCAGAAGAGCTGAAGCTGGG TCCTCGGACGCAGCCTCCAGCAGTGACGGCTCATTAGACGCTGCCAAGATGGCAGAAGTGGAGAGCAGACTCGCAGCACAGACgactgagacagagagactcAAG GAGGAAGCAAAGAGCTTGTCAGCGAGCCGGGCGGAGCTGGAGCAGCAGCTGGCTTCAGCCACCAGCACGGTGGCCATCCTGCAGACGGAGCAGGCCAAGCTGCAAACGGAGGTGCAAGAGTCCAAGAAGGAGCAGGACGACCTGCTGATGCTGCTGGCAGACCAGGACCAGAAGATCCACAGCCTCAAGCAGAAACTCAAAGACCTGGGAGAGACG GTGGACGATGAAGACGACCTCGAAGCCAGGGACCAGACAGACGACGATTTCGAGGAAGATGAAGACGAGGACTAG
- the uso1 gene encoding general vesicular transport factor p115 isoform X4 has translation MNFLRGVMGGQAAGPQPSGAETIQKLCDRVASSTLLEDRRDAVRALKSLSKKYRMEVGTQAMDHLINILQTDRSDSEILGYALDTLYNIICNDEEEEQDESEDEAAQKQADDLGAQFTEQFVQDPEHVTLLLALLEEFDFHVRWPGVKLLTALLKNQCVQVQGIILVSPMGVSRLMDLLADSREVIRNDGLLLLQQLTKSNAAIQKIVAFENAFERLLDIITEEGSSDGGIVVEDCLLLLVNLLKNNSSNQNFFKEGSYIQRMKPWFEVGDDNSGWSAQKVTNLHLMLQLVRVMVSPVNSPGASASCQKSMYQCGLLQQLCTILMATGVPADILTETINTVSEVIRGSQVNQDYFASVNAPSNPPRPAIVVLLMSMVNERQPFVLRCAVLYCFQCFLYKNQKGQGEIVATLLPSTIDANSISAGQLLCGGLFSVDSLSNWCAAVALAHALQDNLTQKEQLLRVQLATSLGKPPVSLLQQCTNILSQGDKIVRRGSKVQTRVGLLMLLCTWINNCPIAVTHFLHNQENVPFLTAQISENLGEDERLVQGLCALLLGICIYYNDNSLENYTKEKLKQLIEKRIGKENFVEKLGFITKHELYSRAAQKPQPVFPSPEQMLFDHEFTKLVKELEGVITKAVHKSSEDEKKEEEVKKTLEQHDNIVTQYKELIREQDAQIQELKEQVASMSSQNEQMQTTVTQQLAQIQQHKDQYNILKLKLGKENQNQSNSQGDSSQVNGLQTEELTQLREEVEELRKQHTLLQTQLHDKDALINTLRSETAEGSAGGSDNTELLKELEALRSQVESQLAEINQMKTERQELLRRAEAGSSDAASSSDGSLDAAKMAEVESRLAAQTTETERLKEEAKSLSASRAELEQQLASATSTVAILQTEQAKLQTEVQESKKEQDDLLMLLADQDQKIHSLKQKLKDLGETVDDEDDLEARDQTDDDFEEDEDED, from the exons AAATATCGCATGGAAGTTGGCACACAGGCGATGGATCACTTGATTAACATACTGCAAACTGACAG GTCTGACTCTGAAATCCTTGGCTATGCTTTGGACACACTGTACAACATCATCTGCaatgatgaggaggaagagcaaG ATGAATCCGAAG ATGAGGCTGCCCAGAAGCAGGCAGATGACCTGGGTGCCCAGTTTACAGAACAGTTCGTTCAGGACCCTGAGCATGTGACTCTGCTTCTCGCTCTGTTGGAG gagtttgACTTCCATGTACGTTGGCCCGGGGTAAAGCTGCTGACTGCTCTCCTGAAGAACCAGTGTGTCCAGGTTCAGGGTATCATTCTGGTCAGCCCAATGG GTGTTTCCAGATTGATGGACTTATTGGCAGACTCTAGAGAAGTAATCCGCAACGAC GGCTTGCTGTTGCTTCAACAGCTGACCAAAAGCAATGCTGCCATTCAGAAAATTGTGGCATTTGAAAACGCATTTGAGCGTCTTCTAGATATCATCACAGAAGAGGGCAGCAGCGATGGAG GTATTGTGGTCGAGGACTGTTTGCTGCTGCTGGTAAACCTGCTAAAGAACAACAGCTCCAATCAGAATTTCTTCAAGGAGGGCTCCTACATTCAGAGAATGAAGCCCTGGTTTGAGGTCGGTGACGATAACTCTGGCTGGTCTGCACAGAAGGTCACCAACCTCCACCTCATGCTGCAG TTGGTGCGAGTCATGGTGTCTCCAGTGAACTCTCCTGGAGCTTCAGCCAGCTGTCAGAAGTCCATGTACCAGTGTGGTCTGCTGCAGCAACTGTGCACCATCCTCATGGCCACTGGTGTGCCTGCTGACATCCTCACTGAG ACCATCAACACTGTATCAGAGGTCATCCGGGGCTCACAGGTAAACCAAGACTACTTTGCATCTGTCAACGCTCCTTCAAACCCACCAAG ACCGGCCATCGTGGTGCTGCTCATGTCCATGGTGAATGAGAGACAACCGTTTGTCCTTCGCTGTGCAGTCCTCTACTGTTTCCAGTGTTTCCTGTACAAAAACCAGAAAGGACAGGGGGAGATTGTGGCTACGCTGCTGCCCTCCACCATTGATG CCAATTCCATCTCAGCGGGCCAGCTGCTGTGTGGAGGTCTGTTCTCAGTAGACTCTCTGTCCAACTGGTGTGCTGCTGTGGCCTTGGCTCACGCCCTCCAGGATAACCTCACCCAGAAGGAACAGCTGCTGAGGGTCCAACTGGCCACCAGCCTGGGAAAGCCCCCCGTCTCCCTGCTGCAGCAGTGCACCAACATCCTCTCCCAG GGAGATAAGATTGTCCGGCGG GGCAGTAAAGTGCAGACCAGGGTGGGCCTCCTCATGCTGCTGTGTACATGGATCAACAACTGTCCGATCGCTGTCACTCACTTCCTACACAATCAGGAAAACGTTCCCTTT TTGACAGCACAGATCTCCGAGAACTTGGGAGAGGATGAAAGGCTGGTGCAGGGCCTGTGTGCGCTGCTTCTTGGCATATGCATCTATTACAATGACAACTCGCTGGAAAACTACACCAA AGAAAAGCTAAAGCAGCTCATCGAGAAGCGGATTGGAAAGGAAAACTTTGTAGAGAAACTGGGCTTCATCACCAAACATGAGCTGTACTCGCGGGCGGCTCAGAAGCCCCAGCCTGTCTTTCCGTCTCCGGAGCAGATGCTGTTCGACCACGAGTTCACCAAGCTGGTCAAAGAACTGGAGG GCGTGATCACCAAGGCGGTTCACAAATCCAGTGAGGATgagaagaaggaagaggaggtgaAGAAGACATTAGAACAACATGACAACATTGTAACTCAGTATAAAGAGCTGATCAGAGAACAG GATGCTCAGATCCAGGAGCTGAAGGAGCAGGTAGCGTCCATGTCGTCTCAGAACGAACAGATGCAGACTACAGTCACCCAGCAGCTGGCCCAGATCCAGCAGCACAAGGATCAGTACAACATCCTCAAGCTCAAATTAG GTAAGGAGAACCAGAATCAGTCTAACAGCCAGGGAGACAGCTCTCAGGTGAATGGGCTGCAGACGGAGGAGCTCACACAGCTcagagaggaggtggaggagctcCGCAAGCAGCACACACTCCTTCAGACACAACTCCACGACAAAGATGCACTCATCAACACCCTG AGGTCAGAGACAGCAGAAGGTTCAGCAGGAGGATCAGACAACACAGAACTGCTCAAG GAGCTGGAGGCTCTGCGGAGTCAGGTCGAGTCCCAGTTGGCAGAAATCAACCAGatgaagacagagagacaagagCTGCTCAGAAGAGCTGAAGCTGGG TCCTCGGACGCAGCCTCCAGCAGTGACGGCTCATTAGACGCTGCCAAGATGGCAGAAGTGGAGAGCAGACTCGCAGCACAGACgactgagacagagagactcAAG GAGGAAGCAAAGAGCTTGTCAGCGAGCCGGGCGGAGCTGGAGCAGCAGCTGGCTTCAGCCACCAGCACGGTGGCCATCCTGCAGACGGAGCAGGCCAAGCTGCAAACGGAGGTGCAAGAGTCCAAGAAGGAGCAGGACGACCTGCTGATGCTGCTGGCAGACCAGGACCAGAAGATCCACAGCCTCAAGCAGAAACTCAAAGACCTGGGAGAGACG GTGGACGATGAAGACGACCTCGAAGCCAGGGACCAGACAGACGACGATTTCGAGGAAGATGAAGACGAGGACTAG